The proteins below come from a single Aerosakkonema funiforme FACHB-1375 genomic window:
- a CDS encoding DUF6232 family protein, translated as MSSAHPEKIIYQKGDISVTRSLLKYKNIQYHIRDIYSLKRVEQKPDTEPLDRILTVGVMVAIVSFLSRSLLGIAIGVIIIAFAIYQLNQLKSTYTLIVTTNKGDEINITTGNNNELNDIHFAIETAIDMLAYGT; from the coding sequence ATGTCATCTGCACACCCAGAAAAAATTATTTATCAAAAAGGGGATATTTCTGTTACTAGGAGTTTGCTCAAGTATAAAAATATCCAATATCATATTCGCGATATTTATAGCCTAAAACGGGTTGAGCAAAAACCGGATACGGAACCGCTCGATCGCATACTAACTGTTGGTGTTATGGTAGCAATAGTTTCTTTCTTGTCTAGGAGCTTATTAGGGATAGCAATAGGCGTTATTATTATTGCGTTTGCTATTTACCAATTGAACCAATTGAAAAGTACCTACACTCTCATCGTCACTACAAATAAAGGAGATGAAATTAACATAACTACTGGCAATAACAACGAATTAAATGATATTCATTTCGCTATAGAAACGGCAATAGATATGTTAGCTTATGGAACATAA